The Streptomyces phaeolivaceus genome has a window encoding:
- a CDS encoding pectinesterase family protein has translation MSENHGKARHRRRSTALVAGVPLTLVAAGTLAYGTVFGVFGEDARPRAAAAAPAWAAETADGFASVNALGQNGTYGGRDGKTVTVRTLADLEKYATAAEPYVIVVAATIDMNPVGKEIKVASDKTIVGSGTSGQIVGGGFFLGSGVHNVIIRNLTIRDSYQGTWNDKDHDFDAIQMDGAHHVWIDHNDLRHMADGLIDSRKDTTYVTVSWNKLSQNNKTFGIGWTTNTTADLTIHHNWFRETEQRNPSTDNVAHAHLYNNFLEDVSGTDITSSYGNYARGNTKMVLENSYFQGLKNPVTKDATAALVQRGNVFSGTSGRNESGGTAFDPKTYYSYTLDKAADVPALLKSGAGPRSSLGTTATTDTGTKAAAATTLTVAKDGSGQYTTVQKAVDAVPVGNTARVVISVAPGTYREVVKIPSNKPHVTVQGSGGSRKDTTIVYGNAAGTQKPDGSGTYGTPGSATVSVQSDDSQVRNLTVTNDFDEAANQSLSGHQAVALLTQADRIVLDGVIVNGDQDTLELETAAKDKPGRVYIANSYVTGNVDFIFGRATVVVDKSVITLKKRWNGTSAGYVTAPSTPGNRKGILINRSTVNGDVSAGSFFLGRNWHPGGDTTVDPQTTVRNSTLSAAVKSTPWSDMGGFSWKDDRFAEYRNTGAGSGSANADRPQLTDAQAADQEVADWLGGWTPGA, from the coding sequence GTGAGCGAGAACCACGGCAAGGCCCGCCACCGCAGAAGGAGCACCGCCCTCGTGGCCGGTGTCCCCCTGACCCTGGTCGCCGCCGGGACCCTGGCCTACGGCACGGTGTTCGGTGTGTTCGGTGAGGACGCCCGGCCGCGTGCCGCGGCTGCCGCTCCCGCCTGGGCCGCCGAGACCGCCGACGGCTTCGCCTCGGTGAACGCGCTGGGCCAGAACGGGACCTACGGTGGCCGGGACGGAAAGACGGTCACCGTGAGGACCCTGGCCGATCTGGAGAAGTACGCCACCGCCGCCGAGCCGTATGTCATCGTCGTGGCCGCGACGATCGACATGAACCCGGTGGGCAAGGAGATCAAGGTCGCCTCCGACAAGACGATCGTCGGCTCCGGCACCTCGGGCCAGATCGTGGGCGGCGGCTTCTTCCTCGGCTCGGGCGTCCACAACGTCATCATCCGCAATCTGACGATCCGTGACTCCTACCAGGGCACCTGGAACGACAAGGACCACGACTTCGACGCGATCCAGATGGACGGCGCCCACCACGTCTGGATCGACCACAACGATCTGCGGCACATGGCGGACGGCCTCATCGACAGCCGCAAGGACACCACCTACGTCACGGTGTCCTGGAACAAGCTGAGCCAGAACAACAAGACCTTCGGCATCGGCTGGACCACCAACACCACCGCCGATCTGACGATCCACCACAACTGGTTCCGCGAGACCGAACAGCGCAACCCGTCCACCGACAACGTGGCCCACGCGCACCTCTACAACAACTTCCTGGAGGACGTCTCCGGCACGGACATCACCTCGTCGTACGGCAACTACGCGCGCGGCAACACGAAGATGGTCCTGGAGAACAGCTACTTCCAGGGCCTGAAGAACCCGGTCACCAAGGACGCCACGGCCGCCCTGGTCCAGCGCGGCAACGTCTTCTCCGGCACCTCCGGCCGCAACGAGAGCGGCGGCACGGCCTTCGACCCGAAGACGTACTACAGCTACACCCTCGACAAGGCGGCCGATGTGCCGGCCCTCCTCAAGTCCGGTGCGGGACCCCGGAGTTCCCTCGGCACGACGGCGACGACGGATACGGGGACCAAGGCCGCCGCGGCCACCACGCTCACCGTCGCCAAGGACGGCAGCGGTCAGTACACCACCGTGCAGAAGGCCGTCGACGCGGTGCCCGTCGGCAACACCGCACGCGTGGTGATCTCGGTCGCGCCCGGCACCTACCGCGAGGTCGTCAAGATCCCCTCCAACAAGCCGCACGTCACCGTCCAGGGCTCGGGTGGCAGCCGCAAGGACACCACGATCGTCTACGGCAACGCGGCCGGGACGCAGAAGCCGGACGGCTCCGGCACCTACGGCACGCCCGGCAGCGCCACGGTGTCCGTCCAGTCCGACGACTCCCAGGTCCGCAATCTGACCGTCACCAACGACTTCGACGAGGCCGCGAACCAGTCCCTCTCCGGCCACCAGGCCGTCGCACTGCTCACCCAGGCCGACCGGATCGTCCTCGACGGGGTCATCGTCAACGGCGACCAGGACACCCTGGAGCTGGAGACCGCCGCCAAGGACAAGCCGGGCCGGGTCTACATCGCCAACTCGTACGTCACGGGCAATGTCGACTTCATCTTCGGCCGGGCCACGGTGGTCGTCGACAAGTCGGTCATCACCCTGAAGAAGCGCTGGAACGGCACCTCCGCCGGGTACGTCACCGCCCCCAGCACACCCGGCAACCGCAAGGGCATCCTGATCAACCGCTCCACCGTCAACGGTGACGTGTCCGCCGGGAGCTTCTTCCTCGGCCGCAACTGGCACCCCGGCGGCGACACCACCGTGGACCCGCAGACCACGGTCCGCAACTCCACGCTCAGCGCCGCGGTCAAGTCCACGCCCTGGTCCGACATGGGCGGCTTCTCCTGGAAGGACGACCGCTTCGCCGAGTACAGGAACACCGGCGCGGGCTCGGGAAGCGCGAACGCCGACCGGCCGCAGCTGACCGACGCCCAGGCCGCCGACCAGGAGGTCGCGGACTGGCTGGGCGGCTGGACGCCGGGCGCCTGA
- a CDS encoding alginate lyase family protein, producing MTAEISRRSTLKFAGVAAGAAGLGIGTVPAATPAAAAGGFAHPGLLHTGADLRRMAAKVKAGAQPYTAGFARLTANRHAQSGWKANPQETVVRGGTGQNYVILYNDIHAAYQNGLRHHITGEAAHADTAVAILNDWSARLTSLAGNADRFLAAGLYGYQIANAAELVRDHPDFALDRFQEMLSEVFAPISDDFLVRHNGAVITNYWPNWDLANMACVLAAGIFCDDKAQVARAVDYFKNGEGLGAVEKAVPVVHDDGLAEWLEAGRDQGHALLGVGLMGTFCEMAWNQGIDLYGYDDNRFLKGAQYVAKWCMGGQVAYTENTRAKGAINGWSGRETASRAAGVDPNMTRPIWAMIANHYTRRRGLDASYVTRIAAKSSPEGGGGDYGPNSGGFDQLGFGTLAFSRDRTTTAPGSKTASPSASAQGGRAGRGEDLAATGTSDFPAWTAAGGVAALAGGLLLLRRRFHSGGGAAD from the coding sequence GTGACAGCAGAGATCAGCCGCCGGAGCACGCTGAAGTTCGCCGGTGTCGCCGCGGGCGCGGCGGGACTGGGCATCGGTACGGTCCCGGCCGCGACCCCGGCCGCCGCGGCGGGCGGCTTCGCGCACCCCGGTCTGCTCCACACCGGGGCGGACCTCCGGCGGATGGCGGCCAAGGTGAAGGCGGGCGCCCAGCCCTACACGGCGGGCTTCGCCCGGCTGACCGCCAACCGGCACGCGCAGAGCGGCTGGAAGGCCAACCCGCAGGAGACCGTGGTCCGCGGCGGCACCGGCCAGAACTACGTGATCCTCTACAACGACATCCACGCCGCCTACCAGAACGGTCTGCGCCATCACATCACCGGCGAGGCCGCCCACGCCGACACCGCCGTGGCGATCCTCAACGACTGGTCGGCGAGGCTCACTTCCCTGGCGGGCAACGCCGACCGCTTCCTCGCCGCCGGCCTCTACGGCTACCAGATCGCCAACGCCGCCGAACTCGTCCGCGACCACCCGGACTTCGCGCTCGACCGCTTCCAGGAGATGCTGAGCGAGGTCTTCGCCCCGATCAGCGACGACTTCCTGGTCCGCCACAACGGCGCCGTGATCACCAACTACTGGCCCAACTGGGACCTCGCCAACATGGCCTGCGTCCTGGCCGCCGGCATCTTCTGCGACGACAAGGCGCAGGTCGCCCGTGCCGTCGACTACTTCAAGAACGGCGAGGGCCTCGGCGCGGTCGAGAAGGCCGTCCCGGTCGTCCACGACGACGGCCTCGCCGAGTGGCTGGAGGCCGGCCGCGACCAGGGCCACGCACTGCTGGGCGTCGGCCTGATGGGCACCTTCTGCGAGATGGCCTGGAACCAGGGCATCGACCTGTACGGCTACGACGACAACCGCTTCCTCAAGGGCGCCCAGTACGTGGCCAAGTGGTGCATGGGCGGCCAGGTCGCCTACACGGAGAACACCCGTGCGAAGGGCGCCATCAACGGCTGGTCCGGCCGGGAGACGGCGTCCCGGGCGGCCGGCGTCGACCCGAACATGACCCGCCCCATCTGGGCCATGATCGCCAACCACTACACCAGGCGCCGGGGTCTCGACGCCTCCTACGTCACCCGTATCGCGGCCAAGTCGTCCCCCGAGGGCGGTGGCGGCGACTACGGCCCCAACAGCGGCGGCTTCGACCAGCTGGGCTTCGGCACCCTGGCATTCAGCAGGGACAGGACCACGACCGCGCCGGGCTCGAAAACGGCTTCCCCCTCCGCGAGCGCCCAGGGCGGCCGGGCCGGCCGGGGCGAGGATCTGGCAGCCACCGGCACCTCCGACTTCCCGGCCTGGACCGCCGCGGGCGGGGTCGCGGCCCTCGCGGGCGGCCTCCTCCTCTTGCGCCGCCGCTTTCACTCGGGCGGCGGCGCAGCCGACTGA
- a CDS encoding phosphodiester glycosidase family protein, whose amino-acid sequence MLTGAALVGAAPAVGAPRAVVVAPGIEYTHFDIQAAKGLTHAHVLTVDLRNPKVGVGLLYPGKVAARATVSRLATSAGAVAGVNGDFFNITETQHPGVAATGAPVGPAIAAGHALKAAVPKGQRFGPALPPGTTTKDVLGVTTDGTARLDSIALDGSVTTAEGDLPLRGLNQYALPVGSVGAFTSDWGTVSRMRAVCGTDTDRAAPCSTDTHEVLVEDGRVVGSAGTPGSGAIAAGATVLVGREAGAQQLRKLAPGDTVEVRHLLVASTGTPYTFALGGYPVLRGGRPLPGLNDTTSAVRTAAGIADGGHRLLLLALDGAAAYRTGLTIAEVAAEMRDLGSVDAFSLDGGGSSTLVARAPGATAVTVRNHPSDGTERAVPNGIGVFARP is encoded by the coding sequence GTGCTGACCGGTGCGGCCCTCGTGGGGGCGGCACCGGCCGTGGGCGCGCCGAGGGCCGTGGTCGTCGCGCCGGGCATCGAGTACACCCACTTCGACATCCAGGCCGCCAAGGGCCTGACACACGCCCACGTACTGACCGTCGATCTCCGCAACCCCAAGGTGGGCGTCGGCCTCCTCTACCCGGGGAAGGTGGCCGCGCGGGCGACCGTGTCCCGGCTGGCCACGTCGGCGGGCGCGGTGGCCGGGGTCAACGGCGACTTCTTCAACATCACCGAGACCCAGCACCCCGGTGTGGCGGCGACCGGGGCGCCGGTCGGCCCGGCGATCGCGGCCGGGCACGCGCTCAAGGCCGCCGTGCCGAAGGGCCAGCGCTTCGGCCCCGCCCTGCCGCCCGGCACCACCACCAAGGACGTGCTCGGGGTGACGACCGACGGCACGGCCCGTCTCGACAGCATCGCCCTCGACGGTTCCGTCACCACCGCCGAGGGCGATCTCCCGCTGCGCGGCCTCAACCAGTACGCGCTGCCGGTCGGCTCCGTCGGGGCGTTCACCTCGGACTGGGGCACCGTCTCCCGGATGCGCGCGGTCTGCGGCACGGACACCGACCGGGCGGCGCCGTGCAGCACCGACACGCACGAGGTGCTGGTGGAGGACGGCCGGGTGGTCGGTTCGGCCGGCACGCCCGGCAGCGGCGCCATCGCGGCCGGCGCCACCGTCCTGGTCGGCCGTGAGGCGGGCGCCCAGCAGCTGCGCAAGCTCGCCCCCGGGGACACGGTGGAGGTACGGCACCTCCTCGTCGCCTCGACCGGCACCCCGTACACCTTCGCGCTCGGCGGCTACCCGGTCCTGCGCGGTGGCCGGCCACTGCCCGGCCTGAACGACACGACCTCGGCGGTGCGCACGGCCGCGGGCATCGCCGACGGCGGCCACCGCCTGCTGCTGCTCGCCCTGGACGGCGCGGCGGCGTACCGCACGGGCCTCACCATCGCCGAAGTCGCCGCCGAGATGCGCGACTTGGGTTCGGTGGACGCGTTCAGCCTCGACGGCGGCGGCTCCTCCACGCTGGTCGCCCGCGCGCCGGGCGCGACCGCGGTCACCGTCCGCAACCATCCGTCCGACGGCACGGAACGAGCCGTCCCGAACGGCATCGGCGTCTTCGCCAGGCCGTGA
- a CDS encoding phosphatidylinositol-specific phospholipase C/glycerophosphodiester phosphodiesterase family protein, with the protein MARTTRRRALTTLGAALAGAVALPATSALAGEQRHRPRPLWRAHAHNDYAHPRPLLDALDHRFGSVEADIFLVGDQLLVAHDATDLDPTRTLESLYLDPLAARVRANRGSVYRGQRGPLRLLIDIKTEGASTYLELDRHLRRHRQLFTTYAHGRVRPGAVTAVISGDRAARVPMQAQTVRRAFYDGRLADLVGATPAPASFIPLISDNWSLNFTWQGVGPFPDAERAKLRRIVSTAHGRGQTVRFWATPDLAGPARDALWGELVAADVDFLNTDDLAGLEAFLDGRRVGRAA; encoded by the coding sequence ATGGCCCGCACCACTCGACGCAGAGCCCTCACCACCCTCGGCGCCGCCCTCGCGGGCGCGGTCGCCCTGCCCGCCACGAGCGCGCTGGCCGGCGAACAGCGGCACCGCCCCCGCCCGTTGTGGCGCGCCCACGCGCACAACGACTACGCGCACCCGCGCCCCCTCCTCGACGCCCTCGACCACCGCTTCGGCAGCGTCGAGGCCGACATCTTCCTCGTCGGCGACCAACTCCTCGTCGCCCACGACGCCACCGACCTCGACCCCACCCGCACCCTGGAATCCCTCTACCTGGACCCGCTCGCCGCCCGCGTCCGCGCCAACCGCGGCTCGGTGTACCGGGGGCAGCGGGGGCCGCTGCGACTCCTCATCGACATCAAGACCGAGGGCGCGTCCACCTATCTCGAACTCGACCGTCATCTGCGGCGCCACCGGCAGCTGTTCACGACGTACGCGCACGGCCGGGTGCGCCCGGGTGCCGTCACGGCCGTGATCTCCGGGGACCGGGCCGCCCGGGTGCCGATGCAGGCGCAGACCGTGCGGCGCGCCTTCTACGACGGCCGGCTCGCCGACCTCGTCGGTGCGACACCCGCGCCCGCCTCCTTCATCCCGCTGATCTCCGACAACTGGTCGCTCAACTTCACCTGGCAGGGCGTCGGTCCGTTCCCCGACGCCGAGCGCGCCAAGCTGCGGCGGATCGTCTCGACGGCCCATGGGCGCGGGCAGACCGTGCGGTTCTGGGCGACGCCGGATCTGGCGGGCCCCGCCCGGGACGCGCTGTGGGGTGAACTGGTCGCGGCGGATGTGGACTTCCTCAACACGGACGATCTCGCGGGCCTCGAAGCGTTTCTGGACGGCCGGCGGGTGGGGCGGGCGGCGTAG
- a CDS encoding acyl-CoA dehydrogenase family protein, producing the protein MSAQPDLLYSEDEEALRAAVRDLLNDHCDAAGVIARAETDAPHDRELWKLLADGMGLAGLLVPEEQGGQGATHREVAVVLEELGRSVAPVPFLTSAVVATEALLAGDAGDLLADLASGRRIGALAVALNVSAGSAYKVVRFEDGALHGELTGIADAAVADVLLVPADDGGLYAVDASAATVTPQVSLDLTRPLAKVTLDGAPGRLLGDAEPAVRRALRAGAGLLASEQLGLAEWTLTETVRYLKERKQFNRPVGGFQALKHRLAQLWLEVVNLRAAARNAADQLATGGADADLAVAVAQAFAAPVAVHAAEEALQLHGGIGMTWEHPVHLCLKRAKADSIAYGTAGAHRAALAELVDLQAP; encoded by the coding sequence ATGAGCGCACAGCCCGACCTGCTGTACTCGGAGGACGAGGAGGCCCTCCGCGCCGCCGTCCGCGACCTGCTGAACGACCACTGCGACGCGGCGGGCGTGATCGCGCGCGCCGAGACGGACGCCCCGCACGACCGTGAACTGTGGAAGCTGCTCGCCGACGGCATGGGCCTCGCCGGGCTGCTCGTCCCCGAGGAGCAGGGCGGCCAGGGCGCCACGCACCGCGAAGTCGCCGTCGTCCTGGAGGAGTTGGGGCGGTCCGTCGCCCCCGTGCCCTTCCTCACCAGCGCCGTCGTCGCCACCGAGGCGCTGCTCGCGGGCGACGCCGGCGACCTGCTCGCCGACCTGGCCTCCGGCCGCCGGATCGGCGCCCTCGCGGTCGCCCTGAACGTCTCCGCGGGCAGCGCCTACAAGGTCGTACGGTTCGAGGACGGCGCCCTGCACGGGGAGCTGACCGGGATCGCGGACGCGGCCGTCGCCGATGTGCTGCTGGTGCCCGCCGACGACGGGGGCCTGTACGCGGTGGACGCCTCCGCCGCGACCGTCACCCCGCAGGTGTCCCTGGACCTGACCCGGCCGCTGGCGAAGGTCACGCTCGACGGGGCGCCCGGCCGGCTCCTCGGCGACGCAGAGCCCGCCGTACGCCGGGCTCTGCGGGCCGGGGCCGGACTGCTGGCGTCCGAGCAACTCGGGCTCGCGGAATGGACGTTGACCGAGACGGTCCGCTACCTCAAGGAGCGCAAGCAGTTCAACCGGCCCGTCGGCGGCTTCCAGGCGCTCAAGCACCGGCTCGCGCAGCTGTGGCTGGAGGTCGTCAACCTGCGCGCCGCCGCCCGGAACGCGGCCGACCAGCTCGCCACCGGCGGCGCCGACGCCGATCTCGCGGTGGCCGTCGCCCAGGCCTTCGCGGCGCCCGTGGCCGTCCACGCGGCCGAGGAGGCGCTCCAGTTGCACGGCGGCATCGGCATGACCTGGGAACACCCGGTCCACCTGTGTCTGAAGCGGGCGAAGGCCGACTCGATCGCCTACGGCACGGCGGGCGCCCACCGGGCGGCCCTGGCCGAACTGGTCGACCTCCAGGCTCCCTGA
- a CDS encoding acyl-CoA dehydrogenase family protein: MTDAADLRRRTAELLAAYPPATTDRLDFLRARFDAGLAWVHYPEGLGGLGAPRSLQVVVDADLEAEGAPGNDPRRIGIGLGMAAPTILAYGTEEQKRRYLRPLWTGEEVWCQLFSEPGAGSDLAALGTRAVREGDDWVVNGQKVWTSSAHIARWAILIARTDPDVPKHRGITYFICDMTDPGIEVRPLRQVTGEAEFNEVFITDVRIPDTRRLGAVGDGWKVAQTTLNNERVAIGGMRLPREGGMIGPVAKTWRERPELRTHDLHQRLLKLWVEAEAARLTAERLRQQLVAGQPGPEGAGMKLAFARLNQEISGLEVELRGEEGLLYDDWTMRRPELVDFVGRDAGYRYLRSKGNSIEGGTTEVLLNIVAERVLGLPGEPRTDKDVAWKDLAR, from the coding sequence ATGACCGACGCAGCCGACCTCAGGCGCCGCACCGCCGAGTTGCTGGCCGCGTACCCGCCGGCCACCACCGACCGGCTGGACTTCCTGCGCGCCCGCTTCGACGCCGGGCTCGCCTGGGTGCACTACCCCGAGGGCCTCGGCGGACTCGGCGCCCCGCGCTCCCTCCAGGTCGTGGTGGACGCCGACCTGGAGGCGGAGGGCGCCCCCGGCAACGACCCGCGCCGCATCGGCATCGGCCTCGGCATGGCCGCGCCGACGATCCTCGCCTACGGCACGGAGGAGCAGAAGCGGCGGTATCTGCGCCCGCTGTGGACCGGTGAGGAGGTCTGGTGCCAGCTCTTCAGCGAGCCCGGCGCCGGGTCGGATCTCGCCGCCCTCGGGACGCGGGCCGTGCGGGAGGGCGACGACTGGGTGGTCAACGGGCAGAAGGTGTGGACGTCCAGCGCGCACATCGCCCGCTGGGCCATCCTCATCGCCCGCACCGACCCGGACGTGCCCAAGCACCGGGGCATCACCTACTTCATCTGCGACATGACCGACCCGGGCATCGAGGTCCGGCCGCTGCGACAGGTCACCGGCGAGGCCGAGTTCAACGAGGTGTTCATCACCGACGTGAGGATTCCGGACACCCGTCGTCTCGGTGCGGTCGGCGACGGCTGGAAGGTCGCGCAGACCACGCTCAACAACGAACGCGTCGCCATCGGCGGGATGCGGCTGCCCCGCGAGGGCGGCATGATCGGCCCGGTCGCCAAGACCTGGCGCGAGCGCCCCGAACTGCGCACCCACGACCTCCACCAGCGGCTGCTGAAGCTCTGGGTCGAGGCCGAGGCCGCCCGGCTCACCGCCGAGCGGCTGCGCCAGCAGCTCGTCGCCGGACAGCCCGGCCCCGAGGGCGCCGGCATGAAACTCGCCTTCGCCCGCCTCAACCAGGAGATCAGCGGCCTGGAGGTCGAACTCCGGGGCGAGGAAGGCCTGTTGTACGACGACTGGACCATGCGGCGCCCCGAGCTGGTCGACTTCGTCGGCCGTGACGCCGGCTACCGCTATCTCCGCTCCAAGGGCAACAGCATCGAGGGCGGGACCACCGAGGTCCTGCTGAACATCGTCGCCGAGCGCGTCCTGGGCCTGCCCGGCGAACCGCGCACCGACAAGGACGTCGCGTGGAAGGACCTCGCCCGATGA